TTGCTTAAAGGCAACTTTGGCAAGCTCGATGAGCTTCTTGTATCGGCAGAGATTCCAGGAGTTGACGCTTTTCTTTTTGATTTAGGCGTCTCAAGTCCACAGCTTGATATCCCCGGAAGGGGCTTCTCGTATCACGAGGACGCTCCCCTTGATATGCGAATGGACCCGGGTAATAACACCTTAAACGCAGCTGAGGTCATCAACACCTATAACGCAGCCGACCTCACCCGGATCCTTCGTACGTATGGCGAGGAACGCTTTGCATCTGCAATTGCACGAGAGATTGTGCGGCGCAGAAGCATTGCACCCATTCAGACAACTGGAGCTCTGGTTGACGCTATTAAGGCAGGAATTCCTGCAGCGGCGCGTCGCACAGGAGGACATCCTGCGAAGCGTAGCTTTCAGGCGATTCGTATTGAGGTAAATCAAGAGCTTGAGGTGCTTGAGCGTGGACTAACCGCCGCGCTACGGTGGCTCAACCCCGGTGGCTATATCTGCGTGATTTCGTATCACTCGCTTGAGGATCGCATTGTTAAGCGTGTGTTTGCAGAACTGTCACGCGGCTGTGTATGTCCTCCCGATATTCCGGTGTGTGTATGTGGTCAACAGCCGATACTCGATGTTATTACTAAGAAACCTCTGGTTGCAAGCAGTGATGAAGTTGCACGCAACCCACGCAGCCGGTCTGCCAAGATTCGTGTTGCCAAGCGCTTGAATGCGCACTAAGCCAGAATGCTGATGCAAGTTTAGAAAGGAGCGTGCATATCATGGGTTATTCCTCTGGAAACGCAGCTTTTTCCTATGATATGCAGCCCGATTCGTACTATGTACATGGGAGCGTTGCTCCACAAATTGCTGCTCCCGAGCTCGTCGAGCGCCCGCGCTTTGATGTGCTTCCTGGTGAGGGACGAGAAGCCGACCGAGCCGTTAGCCCAGCTTTTGTACAGGTAGTTAAAGTATTTTGTATTCTTGCTATTACATTTTGTGCAGTGGGAGCTACGCGTGTTGCTCTAGCAAGCGCGACCGCCGCCTCACTTAATGCAAACGCAGCTATTGCAAACTCGCTTGAGGAGAGCGAAAAAACTTCAAGCGACCTTGAGGTTATGCGCTCGGTGTATGGTTCAAGTACACGGATTCGTGAGTTTGCCAAGAGCATGCTTGGTATGGTTGATGGCAATGCAGCGCACGTTACCGTTGATGTACGTACACCCGCTGTGACATCTGATGGCTCCTCTCAAAATTAACGCATATGTCTCGTCGAGATGATTATGACCGCACTCGTGGCAGCGATGCTCAACGCCGCGCTCGTTTGCGCCAAGCTGGTCTTGAGGCTCGCTCCATGCGCCGTGAGCGTGGGGTGGCTGAGCGTGGGGACACTGGTAAAAACTCGCGCACACGTGACACGAGAGCAAGCCGAGAGACCGACGCAATCACCACGACGTTTCTAACGCGGCGCTCAGCTATTGCTGCTGTCTTTGGTATTACGGGCTTTGCTGCTGTTGTGCGTTTGCTTGACTACCAGCTTATGAATGCCGAGAAGTATCGCCAACAAGCTGATATTCGTCGTTTGTCTAATATCACGCTCTATGCAAAGCGCGGCACAATATATGACCGAAACGGTAATGTGCTTGCTGCCAGTGAAGAATGTCGCAATGTATACGTTAATCCCAAGCTGATAAAAAACAAGGATAAGGCTGTTGCCGCGCTTGTTGAGATTCTTGGTGAGGATGAAGCTCGGGTACGCGAGATTTGTAACAAAGAAACAACCTTTGCCTACATTCGCCGCCAAGTTGATATGGACGACGCGCAAAAACTCGAGGATAAAGGCATTGCGGGCATTGAGTTTGAACAGGCTATGAAGCGTGTATATCCTTACGGAAAGCTCGCTTCACAGGTGTTGGGTGTGGTAAACCTCGATAATGAGGGCATCTCTGGGCTTGAGCACTATTATGACGACATTCTCAAAGGGACAAACGGCTCAATTGTGCGCGAGCGTGCGCGTGATGGCAGCTTTATAGCTGGTGGTGCATATAAAAAAGAGCCTGCGGTTGACGGAACGAATTTAATACTGAGTATTGATACCACCATTCAGGCGAGTGCTGAAGAGGCAATGGAGCTTGGCGTTGCTGAGGCGCAGGCAAAATATGGGTCTGCCGTGGTCTGTGATCCAACAACAGGGGAGATTTTAGCGGCTTGCTCCTATCCTACCTATGACCAGCAAGACCTTGCAAACGCGCGCTATGAAGATATGAATCTGCGCATTGTAACTGATGCATACGAGCCCGGGTCAGTTTTTAAAACCTTAGTTGCCGGTATGGGTTGTGACATGGAAGTTATCAATCCTGATACTAATTTCTACGTGCCTGCGGTGGTAAAAGCAGGCGATGACGATGTCCACGACGTGGACAATCGCGACTTTGGCATGGATATGACCTTGCGTGAGATTTTGCGCCGTTCATCTAACACCGGCATGATTTTGGTTGGTCAAACCATTGGCGCCGATCACTTTGCAGAGTATCTCAAAGCTTATGGTATTGGAGAGCCAACCGGTATTGATTTTTCTGGTGAGTCAACCGGTATTGTGCGTGCTCGTGAGAATTATGATGGTGCAAGCGTGGCTGCTATGTCGTTTGGTCAAGCACTTGCGGTGTCCCCCGTTCAGATGCTGCGCGCCGAGACAGGTATTGCAAATAAGGGCATTATGAGCGTGCCACATTTTCTCAAGGCTCAAGCTGGTGAAGAAATTGACTGGTCAAAGTATCAAAAACGTGCCATATCCGAGGCGGCTGCCGAGCAGATTAGCTCAATGATGCAAACGGTGGTAGCCGAAGGTACGGGCGCTGCGGCACAGATTGAGGGCTATACCATAGCAGGTAAAACGGGTACGGCTCAGCGTGCAGGCGTTGGTGGCGGTTACGAAAAGGGTAATAACATGGCATCGTTTTTGGGCTTTGTATCGCCTGAAGACTCGCGTGCAATGGTGTATATCACCCTTGATGGCACGGCAAATATGTCGGCCTTTGCAATAAAGCCGTTTCGTACCATTATGCAATCAGCCATTGATGTGTTAGGTATTGAGCGCGATGCCTAACGTGCGCGATGTTCTACGTGTTGGATACGATGACATGCGGTATTTGCGTGCTTTCGTGCAAATCAAAGAGTGTGGATACATTTAATTCTGGCAACACTACAATGGTAGCTTGCTTACAGATTTCAAAGGATAGGTCATGATTGAGATAGCCGTATCAGAGTTTGCGCGTCTCCCGCAGCTTGTGAAGCTGTGTGGTGAAGATAGTATGCATCTCAAAGGGCTTACTATCGATTCGCGCCAGGTGATGGACGGGTCAATATTTGTAGCGTTTACCGGTGAGAATTTGGATGGAAACCAGTTTGCTCGGCCCGCACTTGAGGCAGGGGCGGGCGCTGTAGTGTTATCACGACAGCCTGATACTGAGCTCGTGAACTTTGCACAAAAGCAAGGTGCAGCACTTTTTTATTGTCCTAATCCGGAGAATTTGTTACTCAATCTTGCACATTGGTATCGTGAACAGCTTGCCTGTGTGGTAGTAGGTGTAACCGGCTCTATTGGTAAAACCACAACAAAAGATAGCCTTGCTCATATCTTGTCTAAGCATTTTCGTGTACATGTAACGCAGGGAAATTTTAATAGCGTCATTGGTTTGCCACTTACGGTTTGCGCTGCTCCTCGTGGTACTGAGGTACTGATTTTAGAAATGGGCATGGATGGTTTTGGTCAGATTGAGCGATTATCGCGTTGTGCCTGTCCAAACTATGCCATTATCACAAAGATTGGCACCTCACACGTTGGGCTGTTAGGCGGTCGCGAGCAGATTGCCCGTGCTAAGTCAGAAATTGTGGCAGGGATGCCTGCATCGGCTCAGTCCGTTTTAGGACATAGCAGCCGACTGTTCCTATCAGGCGAAGATGACTTTAGCTCATATATTGTAGAGAGTGCTGCTGCACCTGCAGGTATTGAGCCGCTATATTGTGGTATGGGTGCAAATAATGATGTGCGCGCATACGACATACGCCTCGATGAAGAGGGGCATCCTCATTTCAAGCTGCGCTTTGCTGATGGTGATACGGTGCCGGTACATCTATCTTTGACAGGACAGCAGTCGGTAATTAACGCCGTCTATGCTGCAGGAGTGGCTCATGAGCTTGGCATGTCAGCACAAGAGATTGCAGCTGCTATGTCAGACATTCAGCTCACAGGACACCGTCAGGAAATGCGAGTGAGTAAGCTCGGTGCGCGCATAATTGATGACTCCTACAACGCGAGCCCCGAATCAATTGCGGCAGCACTTAAGCTCTTGCAACAGCTACCGTGCTCTGGCAAGCGCGTGGCTATTCTGGGTGAAATGGGGGAGTTAGGCGAGGAGGCCAGCCGCATGCATGGGCTCTGCGGTGCCTATGCTGCTGCTTCTCATCTTGATACGCTTATTGTTGTGGGCACAAGTGAGTGTGCAGCTGCACTTGTGGAGGCAGCAGGTCTTATGGGTATGCTGCCTGATAGCGTGGTTCGTGTTCCATCAGTTGACGAGCTCATGACACAGTTTGAAAATAGCTTTACTACAGGTGACGTGGTGCTTATAAAGGCATCACGTTTTATGCAACTTGACCGTTTTGTTGAAAAGGTTTGTTAAATGTTCGGGAATCCATCCTACCCAACCTACCAGGCATTTTTGGCACTTGGCATTGCAGCTGCAATTACACTTTTGCTCATGCCGCTTTGGATAAAGATTTTACGGTTTGAAGGAATAGGGCAGCAGGTACGTGCTGATGGACCTGAGCGCCATCTCATTAAACAAGGAACTCCCACTATGGGTGGCGTGGTTATTCTGCTTGGTATTGTGGGCTCTTGTTTCTTAATGGGACAGATGAGCATGCAGATGCTTTTGGCGCTTGGTGCAACAATTGCAACCGGTGCCCTGGGTTTGTTCGACGATATTTCAAGCGTTGCTCATGGGCGCTCGCTTGGTTTAACGCCACTTGCCAAAATGCTTGGTCTCACAGCCATTGTGCTGATTTTCTTTGTGCTGGCAATTACGTATTGTGGCGTTCAGCCACGTATTAGCTTTCCTGGCGGTTTTCAGATTGACCTTGGTATTTTGAGCACTGAGTTTATGCTGGGTGATACCCTTATTCGGATTCCGTGGCTCTACTTGGTCTTTGTTTTTTTGTTGCTTGCTGGTATGTCAAATGCTGTCAATTTAACGGATGGTTTAGATGGTCTTGCAGGCGGAACGTCCATGATGGCAATGCTTATCATGGCGGCAATTTGCTTTTTGTCTCACGATGCAAACCTAGCTATTTTTTGTGCATCAGCAGCAGGAGCCTGCATTGGATTTTTGTGGTTTAACTCCTATCCAGCAAGCATCTTTATGGGTGATACTGGTTCATTGGCTCTTGGGGGAGGCTTTGCTGCGGTTGCTATTTTAACCAATACCGAGGTGGTATCGCTGGTAGTAGGCGGGATATTTATCATGGAGGCACTGTCTGTCATGATTCAAGTTATCAGCTTTAAGCGCACCGGCAAGCGGGTCTTCTTAATGGCGCCGCTTCATCATCATTTTGAGAAACTTGGTTGGGCTGAAACCAAGGTTGTCATTCGCTTTTGGATTATCTCTGCTGCTTGCGGTGCGCTTGGCCTAGCTCTCTTTTTTCAGTTGGGATAGTGATTGCCCATGAAGCTTATCAATGCGCACTCCCTGCTAATTCTCGGTCTTGGTAGAACTGGCAAAGACTTAGCTCTTTGGGCACAAACAACAAAAGAGGCAAAGTTTGACCATATATGTATCTATGCTGGTGCTCAGACTGAGTCAACACAGGCTTCACGTGCACTTGAAGCAGCGGGTATTGAAATTGTGTATGGTACAGAGCAGATACAAGGAAGTTTTGACCTGTGTGTTGCAAGTCCAGGCATCTCAGAACATAGTGCATTTTTTGCTGCTGCGCGTGCAGCGTCTCAAGAAATTATCGGCGAGCCTGAACTAGCATATCGCTGCTCACCTCAAAATTGGTGCACTATTACCGGAACAAATGGCAAGACAACCACCACCTCACTTATTCATACCATAATGCAAGCAGCAGATAAGCCAAGCCAAGCGGTTGGCAATATTGGTAATGCATGCATTAGGGCAGTCGAGCATCGTAGTTCTGATTCATGGATGGTTGCTGAGCTATCAAGTTATCAACTAGCTACAACGAGCGAACTTCACCCACACGTAGCAGTACTTCTCAATATTACGCCTGATCATGTGAGTTGGCACGGCAGTATTGAGGCATATGCAGCTGCCAAGGCAAAGATGTTTGACCAGATGGGTGTGCATGATTTAGCGATTATTGATGTTGATGATGCAGGTATACAGCGCTATACCGAACTACTTGCGCGCAATGATTTACGCATATGCGAAGTATCACTAACCGATACCGGCGCTGAAAACGCGGCATTTGTGCGCAATGAAGCGCTTGTTGTGCGCCGCTCTGGTCACGAGATTAAGCTTGTTGCGTCTTCTGAGCTTAATATTGTTGGCACGCATAATATAATCAATGCCCTTGCTGCAAGTGCTGCCTCTCTTGAAATGGGCGCATCAGCTGAGGCTGTATGCACCGGTCTCCGCACATTTATGCCGCTTGAACATCGTATCCAGCTGGTGGGCGAGATTGCGGGGGTGCGCTACATCAACGACTCTAAAGCAACGAATACCGATGCGACCCTTAAAGCGCTCACGGCCTTTCCTAATACGGCTCTAACCTTGTTAATAGGGGGTCATGACAAGCATACGCCGCTTGAGGAGTTTGCTGGCGAAATTGTGAGAAAAACAGCTCATATCATTTGCTTTGGTGAGGCGGGGCCGCGCTTATATGAGGCGTGCTTAGAGGCACTTCACCAAGCATGCGACGCTGAGCAACAAAGCAATCATCGAGGAGTTGAGGGCACAAATTACGCTCAGCTGCATCAAGCAAAACATCTCAAAGATGCTCTTTGGTGTGCCGCAAAGCTTACGCAGCCGGACGGTGTTGTTTTGTTGTCGCCCGCGTGCTCATCATTTGATGAGTTTCATTCGTTTGAAGAGCGCGGGGCTGCCTTTTGCTCATATGTTGCTGAATTGTCACAGACAGCAGATGTCAGCGATATGAAGGTGCGCTATGGCGCGTGAAAAACAGCAACATATTCCTGATGATGAAAGGTCTTCTGCACCTACACGCCCATCGCGCAGGTCAACACCGGAGCGCTCAGCCTATGGCATTATTCCGGAGCGCATGATTGCAGGTGTTCCGGCTCGCATTATGCGTCCGCGTCTTGTGTTTATCGCTTCACTTACGGCGCTGGTGCTCTTTGGCTTGGTCATGGTGTATTCGGCATCATCGGTTGAGGCACTGCAAGAGACGGGAAACTCATATTACTACCTAATCAAGCAGGGCATATTTATAGGAATTGGTGTACTTGCCTGCACGATGGTGGCACTGGGAAAACCCTATACGCTTTTAGGCTATCGCCAAGGCGGTGCAAAAACGCTTATGATTTTTGTCCTTGTCTTGTTGCTAGCTGTGTTTGCGCTTGGTAGCGCAGCAGGCGGTGCCCGGCGTTGGATTAACCTTTTTGGCATCTTTACCTTGCAGCCCTCAGAACTTGCAAAGCCGGTTATTATTCTGCTTGCTGCAGATATATTTGCTGCCTATTTTGAAGAGCGAAGTATGAACGGCATGCAGACCATAAAACAGCTCGGTATCATGCTGGGGCTCCCTTTGTTGCTCATTATTATTGAGCCAGATACTGGGTCAACGATTATCATCGTGCTAACGGTTGTAGTGATGGCGTTTTTGTCGGGGTACAGTCTGCGCATGTTAGGCATGTTGATAGCCGCTGCGGCTCTTGCTTTTGTGGTATTCGTATTAATTGAGCCCTATCGTTTGACGCGCTTTATGG
This region of Collinsella sp. zg1085 genomic DNA includes:
- the rsmH gene encoding 16S rRNA (cytosine(1402)-N(4))-methyltransferase RsmH, producing the protein MDTSTLTTEYRHEPVMLTEVLDALHIQKNSVVCDCTLGGAGHSLKMAAQLGTDGLLIGIDQDDMALNAAGERLKEQVPHIPHRLLKGNFGKLDELLVSAEIPGVDAFLFDLGVSSPQLDIPGRGFSYHEDAPLDMRMDPGNNTLNAAEVINTYNAADLTRILRTYGEERFASAIAREIVRRRSIAPIQTTGALVDAIKAGIPAAARRTGGHPAKRSFQAIRIEVNQELEVLERGLTAALRWLNPGGYICVISYHSLEDRIVKRVFAELSRGCVCPPDIPVCVCGQQPILDVITKKPLVASSDEVARNPRSRSAKIRVAKRLNAH
- a CDS encoding penicillin-binding protein 2, translating into MSRRDDYDRTRGSDAQRRARLRQAGLEARSMRRERGVAERGDTGKNSRTRDTRASRETDAITTTFLTRRSAIAAVFGITGFAAVVRLLDYQLMNAEKYRQQADIRRLSNITLYAKRGTIYDRNGNVLAASEECRNVYVNPKLIKNKDKAVAALVEILGEDEARVREICNKETTFAYIRRQVDMDDAQKLEDKGIAGIEFEQAMKRVYPYGKLASQVLGVVNLDNEGISGLEHYYDDILKGTNGSIVRERARDGSFIAGGAYKKEPAVDGTNLILSIDTTIQASAEEAMELGVAEAQAKYGSAVVCDPTTGEILAACSYPTYDQQDLANARYEDMNLRIVTDAYEPGSVFKTLVAGMGCDMEVINPDTNFYVPAVVKAGDDDVHDVDNRDFGMDMTLREILRRSSNTGMILVGQTIGADHFAEYLKAYGIGEPTGIDFSGESTGIVRARENYDGASVAAMSFGQALAVSPVQMLRAETGIANKGIMSVPHFLKAQAGEEIDWSKYQKRAISEAAAEQISSMMQTVVAEGTGAAAQIEGYTIAGKTGTAQRAGVGGGYEKGNNMASFLGFVSPEDSRAMVYITLDGTANMSAFAIKPFRTIMQSAIDVLGIERDA
- the murF gene encoding UDP-N-acetylmuramoyl-tripeptide--D-alanyl-D-alanine ligase, whose protein sequence is MIEIAVSEFARLPQLVKLCGEDSMHLKGLTIDSRQVMDGSIFVAFTGENLDGNQFARPALEAGAGAVVLSRQPDTELVNFAQKQGAALFYCPNPENLLLNLAHWYREQLACVVVGVTGSIGKTTTKDSLAHILSKHFRVHVTQGNFNSVIGLPLTVCAAPRGTEVLILEMGMDGFGQIERLSRCACPNYAIITKIGTSHVGLLGGREQIARAKSEIVAGMPASAQSVLGHSSRLFLSGEDDFSSYIVESAAAPAGIEPLYCGMGANNDVRAYDIRLDEEGHPHFKLRFADGDTVPVHLSLTGQQSVINAVYAAGVAHELGMSAQEIAAAMSDIQLTGHRQEMRVSKLGARIIDDSYNASPESIAAALKLLQQLPCSGKRVAILGEMGELGEEASRMHGLCGAYAAASHLDTLIVVGTSECAAALVEAAGLMGMLPDSVVRVPSVDELMTQFENSFTTGDVVLIKASRFMQLDRFVEKVC
- the mraY gene encoding phospho-N-acetylmuramoyl-pentapeptide-transferase, which translates into the protein MFGNPSYPTYQAFLALGIAAAITLLLMPLWIKILRFEGIGQQVRADGPERHLIKQGTPTMGGVVILLGIVGSCFLMGQMSMQMLLALGATIATGALGLFDDISSVAHGRSLGLTPLAKMLGLTAIVLIFFVLAITYCGVQPRISFPGGFQIDLGILSTEFMLGDTLIRIPWLYLVFVFLLLAGMSNAVNLTDGLDGLAGGTSMMAMLIMAAICFLSHDANLAIFCASAAGACIGFLWFNSYPASIFMGDTGSLALGGGFAAVAILTNTEVVSLVVGGIFIMEALSVMIQVISFKRTGKRVFLMAPLHHHFEKLGWAETKVVIRFWIISAACGALGLALFFQLG
- the murD gene encoding UDP-N-acetylmuramoyl-L-alanine--D-glutamate ligase, with amino-acid sequence MKLINAHSLLILGLGRTGKDLALWAQTTKEAKFDHICIYAGAQTESTQASRALEAAGIEIVYGTEQIQGSFDLCVASPGISEHSAFFAAARAASQEIIGEPELAYRCSPQNWCTITGTNGKTTTTSLIHTIMQAADKPSQAVGNIGNACIRAVEHRSSDSWMVAELSSYQLATTSELHPHVAVLLNITPDHVSWHGSIEAYAAAKAKMFDQMGVHDLAIIDVDDAGIQRYTELLARNDLRICEVSLTDTGAENAAFVRNEALVVRRSGHEIKLVASSELNIVGTHNIINALAASAASLEMGASAEAVCTGLRTFMPLEHRIQLVGEIAGVRYINDSKATNTDATLKALTAFPNTALTLLIGGHDKHTPLEEFAGEIVRKTAHIICFGEAGPRLYEACLEALHQACDAEQQSNHRGVEGTNYAQLHQAKHLKDALWCAAKLTQPDGVVLLSPACSSFDEFHSFEERGAAFCSYVAELSQTADVSDMKVRYGA